The following proteins come from a genomic window of Campylobacter concisus:
- the flgB gene encoding flagellar basal body rod protein FlgB, translating to MFVLDKSKSSPLVESALAGRELRQKLISGNLANVDTPFYKARDIRFEDVLKEKANEIYNTSSQKKLQLAKTNEAHMAAVDFPKSDTAQIFLRDGHMARNDANTVDLDVETTEMGKNTVMINALDNAYKAQSNIFKSVIDASAKN from the coding sequence ATGTTTGTTTTAGATAAATCAAAATCTAGCCCACTTGTTGAATCAGCTCTTGCAGGTAGAGAACTACGCCAAAAACTAATCTCTGGTAATCTTGCAAACGTTGATACACCATTTTATAAAGCTAGAGATATAAGATTTGAAGATGTTTTAAAAGAAAAAGCAAATGAAATTTATAACACTTCAAGCCAAAAAAAGCTACAGCTTGCTAAAACAAACGAAGCGCATATGGCTGCGGTTGATTTTCCAAAAAGCGACACAGCTCAAATTTTCTTGCGTGACGGTCACATGGCTAGAAACGACGCAAACACAGTCGATCTTGATGTTGAGACAACAGAAATGGGTAAAAACACAGTTATGATAAACGCCCTTGATAACGCCTACAAGGCTCAAAGCAATATCTTTAAAAGCGTAATAGACGCAAGTGCTAAAAACTAG
- a CDS encoding thioredoxin: MKNLLVLIITLFAFFGCGDDESSSVNFKEFSPNEEVKLVDVSGKELTLVRKNHGFAIKNDENKVSMIDIFGTFCPPCQKEAAELTKYQLENKDKFTLIGLTHFENVTNEYVLHEFMQKFNAYYFITNDQKINDRLAEQIVRDIEYKHEIALPFKVVIKNGEYQILTDVDSGQYGVKYYLGGIKVTKMKEDLAKIYETK; the protein is encoded by the coding sequence ATGAAGAATTTGCTTGTTTTAATAATCACTTTATTTGCTTTTTTTGGCTGTGGTGACGATGAGAGCAGTAGTGTAAATTTTAAAGAATTTAGTCCAAATGAAGAGGTTAAGCTTGTAGATGTAAGCGGCAAGGAGCTTACTTTAGTTCGAAAAAATCATGGCTTTGCTATCAAAAATGATGAAAATAAAGTTTCAATGATCGATATTTTTGGTACATTTTGCCCACCTTGCCAAAAAGAGGCAGCTGAGCTTACAAAATATCAGCTTGAAAACAAAGATAAATTTACGCTAATAGGACTAACTCATTTTGAAAATGTCACAAATGAGTATGTTTTGCACGAATTTATGCAAAAATTTAACGCCTACTACTTCATAACAAACGATCAAAAGATAAATGACAGACTTGCCGAGCAGATCGTAAGAGACATCGAATACAAACACGAGATCGCACTACCTTTTAAGGTCGTGATAAAAAATGGCGAATATCAAATTTTAACAGACGTAGATAGCGGACAATACGGAGTAAAATACTATCTTGGTGGTATAAAAGTCACAAAAATGAAAGAAGATCTGGCAAAAATTTATGAGACAAAATAA
- the smpB gene encoding SsrA-binding protein SmpB has product MKDLAKNKKALHDFSILETFEAGIVLKGSEVKALRAGRANLKDSFVRVIKGELFLLNAHISYLETTHSAFRPNERAARKLLMHRKQIDKIFGQVSQDGLALVVLALYLSDKNIVKARLALAKGKNLHDKRETLKRREADKEARAAIKRYV; this is encoded by the coding sequence ATAAAAGATCTAGCAAAAAACAAGAAAGCTCTGCACGACTTTAGCATACTTGAGACCTTCGAGGCTGGCATTGTATTAAAAGGCAGCGAAGTCAAAGCACTAAGGGCTGGCAGAGCAAATTTAAAAGATAGCTTTGTGCGTGTCATAAAGGGTGAGCTTTTTTTATTAAACGCCCACATTAGCTATCTTGAGACTACACATAGCGCATTTCGTCCAAATGAGCGAGCAGCCAGAAAACTTTTGATGCATAGAAAGCAGATCGATAAAATTTTCGGTCAAGTCTCACAAGATGGACTAGCACTAGTTGTTTTAGCACTTTATTTGAGTGATAAAAACATCGTAAAAGCAAGGCTTGCACTCGCAAAAGGTAAAAATTTACACGACAAGCGCGAGACTCTAAAAAGACGCGAGGCAGACAAAGAGGCAAGAGCTGCCATAAAAAGATATGTTTAA
- a CDS encoding 4-(cytidine 5'-diphospho)-2-C-methyl-D-erythritol kinase yields the protein MKSFAKINVFLKIVGTRGSYHEISSRFILCEQLFDEIYFKKSNSFAIECNNHDIKDNIIQKAIDELKRAGFSNELDEFFGSHKIIINKNIPIGAGLGGGSSNAATFLLMVNDELNLNIKRENLIQIASKIGADVAFFVSGYKAANVSGIGEIIEEFDDEVPGLNIFTPNVFCSTPAVYQEFRSNFLQYIDVNAAKKMQNLKSKKLLEIYKNGELNDLFAPCFKLYPQMNEFKDKFLSGSGSSVFSVK from the coding sequence ATGAAAAGCTTTGCAAAGATAAATGTATTTTTAAAGATAGTTGGTACTAGAGGCAGCTACCACGAAATTTCATCGCGCTTTATCCTCTGTGAGCAGCTTTTTGACGAAATTTATTTTAAAAAATCAAATTCATTTGCCATAGAATGCAACAACCACGATATAAAAGATAACATCATTCAAAAAGCGATAGATGAGCTAAAAAGAGCCGGCTTTTCAAACGAGCTTGACGAGTTTTTTGGCTCTCATAAAATCATCATCAACAAAAATATCCCAATTGGTGCGGGTCTTGGCGGAGGTAGTTCAAACGCTGCCACCTTTTTGCTAATGGTAAATGACGAGCTAAATTTAAATATAAAACGTGAAAATTTGATACAAATAGCGTCTAAAATCGGTGCAGATGTGGCTTTTTTCGTAAGTGGCTACAAAGCAGCAAATGTAAGCGGCATAGGTGAGATCATAGAAGAATTTGATGATGAAGTACCTGGTTTAAATATTTTCACGCCAAATGTTTTTTGCTCTACACCGGCGGTTTATCAAGAATTTAGAAGCAATTTCTTACAATACATAGACGTTAATGCTGCAAAAAAGATGCAAAATTTAAAGAGCAAAAAGCTACTTGAAATTTATAAAAATGGTGAGTTAAACGATCTTTTTGCCCCATGCTTCAAGCTCTATCCACAGATGAATGAGTTTAAAGATAAATTTCTAAGTGGTAGCGGCAGTAGCGTATTTAGCGTGAAATAA
- the csrA gene encoding carbon storage regulator CsrA: MLILARKENEEILIGNDIKVVIVNISKNTVKLGIEAPRNTMILRSELANDIKNENIHATKTASEADIHELAKKIEK, translated from the coding sequence ATGTTAATCCTAGCAAGAAAAGAAAATGAAGAAATTTTAATAGGAAATGACATAAAAGTTGTCATAGTAAATATTTCAAAAAATACTGTTAAACTCGGTATCGAAGCGCCACGAAATACAATGATACTAAGAAGCGAACTAGCAAACGATATCAAAAACGAAAATATCCATGCCACAAAAACCGCAAGTGAAGCCGATATTCATGAGCTAGCTAAAAAAATCGAGAAATGA
- the truB gene encoding tRNA pseudouridine(55) synthase TruB: protein MNAIFVANKPAGMSSNHFLGRLKRKYGVKKAGFSGTLDPFASGCLIVAFGSYTKFFRFLDKSPKVYEATIWIGASSPSMDNENITEISNAKEINLEKLEAIRGELIGKISYIPPKFSAKHVNGTRAYKLARNGEEFELKTETMEIFDSQILNYSHPFLTIRLSVSEGSYIRSYAEIFGKKLGYNVTLSSLKRMSEGKFCYENEKFLNICDFLNIQKNTYFGDINDILDGKKLKINDFETQKQGIYLLNYDKFMSVIQITDDTINYTLNKVEKC from the coding sequence ATGAACGCCATTTTCGTGGCAAACAAGCCTGCTGGCATGAGCTCAAACCACTTTTTAGGGCGACTAAAGAGAAAATACGGCGTTAAAAAAGCTGGATTTTCAGGCACGCTCGATCCATTCGCAAGCGGCTGCCTAATAGTCGCTTTTGGCTCGTATACGAAATTTTTTAGATTTTTAGATAAAAGTCCAAAAGTCTATGAAGCTACGATCTGGATTGGGGCGAGTAGTCCTAGCATGGACAATGAAAATATTACTGAAATTTCAAATGCAAAAGAGATAAATTTAGAAAAACTTGAAGCCATTAGAGGCGAGCTAATAGGCAAGATAAGCTATATCCCGCCAAAATTTAGCGCCAAGCACGTAAATGGCACAAGAGCCTATAAGCTAGCTAGAAATGGCGAAGAATTTGAGCTAAAGACAGAAACGATGGAAATTTTTGATAGCCAAATTTTAAACTATTCGCACCCATTTTTAACTATCCGTCTAAGCGTAAGCGAAGGAAGTTATATCCGTTCGTATGCAGAAATTTTTGGAAAAAAGCTTGGTTATAATGTAACTTTAAGCTCATTAAAAAGGATGAGTGAAGGTAAATTTTGCTACGAAAATGAAAAATTTTTGAATATTTGTGATTTTTTAAACATTCAGAAGAATACATACTTTGGGGATATAAATGATATTCTTGATGGTAAGAAATTAAAAATTAACGATTTTGAAACACAAAAGCAAGGAATTTATTTGCTAAATTATGATAAATTTATGAGCGTAATCCAAATCACGGATGATACTATAAATTACACTCTAAATAAGGTTGAAAAATGTTAA
- a CDS encoding ATP-dependent helicase — protein sequence MEKLLSNLNEAQCEAATHIDGPMLILAGAGSGKTKTITTRLAYLIGEVGIDAANTLTLTFTNKAANEMRSRAMAMLSQSGKNYSPLLCTFHKFGLLFLKLYIEKLGRKNNFVIIDTDDKKRIIKSFESPVATAILSSEISNYKNSLLSVEEVCKNANFSSFDKSKDNFYKQAAQIYEKYEDYLKTNNLVDFDDLLGLTYKILDENEDLAREISNRYKYIMVDEYQDTNDLQYKLLKKLCLCHENICVVGDDDQSIYGWRGAKIDNILNFKDQFKDVKIIRLEKNYRSSNAILKAANELIDHNRNRLGKKLVGTKGEGEAVNLIESFDESVEAGKIAKCIKELLSKGVQAKDIAILYRINALSRSLEDGLNKEQIAYKMVGGVKFYERAEIKDIISYLRLINNPNDDFSIRRIINRPKRGLGKVSLDKLEKIAFDSKISIYEAISNISGNDEAFSKKVKSALVEFASNLKELQESSSVFDLIDKFEAKFGVKKYYESLPDGAERAANIDEFYAVLKDQIKQNPSFDLEEFLNEITLTSEQDGISDEAISIMSVHASKGLEFEHLFVIGLEEGFFPLIGDGSDIEEERRLAYVAITRAKKTLSLSFANSRFYKGQRTRLNKSRFLSESGITHGSLVIEKSNEFKKGDLVKHKIFGIGRVSAVSKIKKEFKLTINFGGNVREIMSSFVEKAV from the coding sequence ATGGAAAAACTACTATCAAATTTAAACGAAGCCCAATGCGAAGCAGCCACTCATATAGATGGTCCGATGCTCATACTTGCAGGAGCTGGCAGCGGTAAGACAAAGACGATCACGACTAGACTTGCCTACCTCATCGGCGAGGTCGGTATAGACGCAGCAAATACACTAACTCTTACTTTTACAAACAAAGCCGCCAACGAGATGCGTAGTAGAGCCATGGCGATGCTAAGCCAAAGCGGTAAAAACTATTCGCCGCTACTTTGCACATTTCATAAATTTGGACTTTTGTTTTTAAAGCTTTACATAGAAAAACTTGGTAGAAAAAACAACTTCGTCATAATCGACACAGATGATAAAAAACGCATCATCAAAAGCTTTGAAAGTCCAGTTGCCACGGCGATTTTGTCAAGCGAAATTTCAAACTACAAAAACTCACTTTTAAGCGTCGAAGAGGTCTGTAAAAACGCAAATTTCTCTTCATTTGACAAAAGCAAGGATAACTTTTACAAACAAGCTGCTCAAATTTATGAAAAATATGAAGATTATCTCAAAACAAATAATCTTGTTGATTTTGACGATCTACTAGGACTTACGTATAAAATTTTAGATGAAAACGAAGATCTTGCGAGAGAAATTTCAAATCGCTACAAATACATAATGGTCGATGAGTATCAAGATACAAACGACCTTCAGTACAAACTCCTAAAAAAGCTCTGCTTGTGCCACGAAAATATCTGTGTCGTGGGTGACGATGACCAAAGCATCTACGGCTGGCGTGGTGCTAAGATAGATAATATCTTAAATTTTAAAGATCAGTTTAAAGACGTAAAGATCATAAGGCTAGAAAAAAACTACCGCTCAAGCAATGCAATACTTAAAGCAGCAAACGAACTAATAGACCACAACCGTAACCGCCTTGGCAAAAAGCTTGTGGGCACAAAAGGCGAAGGCGAGGCTGTAAATTTGATAGAGAGCTTTGATGAGAGCGTTGAGGCTGGTAAGATCGCAAAATGTATAAAAGAGCTTTTAAGCAAAGGCGTGCAAGCAAAAGATATCGCGATCTTATACCGCATAAACGCGCTCTCTCGCTCACTTGAAGATGGACTAAACAAAGAGCAGATCGCCTATAAAATGGTCGGTGGTGTAAAATTTTACGAAAGAGCCGAGATCAAAGATATCATAAGCTACCTAAGGCTGATAAATAATCCAAACGATGATTTTTCAATAAGGCGCATCATAAACCGTCCAAAGCGCGGCCTTGGTAAAGTAAGCCTTGATAAGCTTGAAAAAATAGCATTTGATAGCAAAATTTCCATTTACGAGGCGATCTCAAACATCTCTGGTAACGATGAAGCCTTTAGCAAAAAGGTGAAATCAGCTCTTGTTGAGTTTGCAAGCAACCTAAAAGAGCTTCAAGAAAGCAGCTCAGTTTTTGACCTAATAGATAAATTTGAAGCTAAATTTGGCGTGAAAAAATACTACGAGAGCTTGCCAGATGGCGCTGAAAGAGCGGCGAATATCGATGAGTTTTACGCTGTTTTAAAAGATCAGATCAAGCAAAATCCAAGCTTTGATCTGGAGGAGTTTTTAAACGAGATCACGCTAACAAGCGAGCAAGACGGCATCAGCGATGAGGCTATTAGCATTATGAGTGTGCATGCTAGCAAGGGTCTTGAGTTTGAGCACCTTTTTGTTATCGGTCTTGAAGAGGGATTTTTCCCACTAATTGGCGATGGAAGCGACATCGAAGAGGAGCGCAGGCTAGCTTACGTGGCGATAACAAGAGCTAAAAAGACACTTAGTCTAAGCTTTGCAAATTCGCGCTTTTACAAAGGTCAGCGCACGAGGTTAAATAAGAGTAGATTTTTAAGCGAGAGCGGTATCACGCATGGCTCGCTAGTTATCGAAAAGAGTAATGAATTTAAAAAAGGCGACCTTGTTAAACATAAAATTTTTGGTATCGGCAGGGTGAGTGCGGTTAGCAAGATCAAAAAAGAGTTTAAGCTAACTATAAATTTTGGTGGCAACGTAAGAGAGATCATGTCAAGCTTCGTGGAAAAGGCCGTATGA
- a CDS encoding M3 family oligoendopeptidase: MQIWDLKALFANEKECEQNALNLQAECEKFKDKYLENYENLKTDEFLKAFEEYESLVAKISKVMTYAFLNFAKDTSKGAFYAKIDEIATKANENLIFFEIKFNEFSPKKQEEIIKSSKKYGYYLSNLAKAKPHQLSVAEERVLLRTASTGAEGFSRLFDESMSKMRFKFKGELLNEEEILAKLHESDQSVRKLAAKSLSNELSKHQHLLGYIYNMIKTDLKTSCELRNFKLPEEPRHLENQISKKSVDSLIAVTEKNFDLVAKFYERKREILGLKRLYDYDRYAPLSSEGEYKFDDCKKIVLKAFSNFSSKFGEIAKSAFSDGWIDVYPAQNKRGGAFSHSGSSDTHPYVLLNHTNQRRDLFTLAHELGHAVHQKLSYNVSYLNSDTPLTTAETASVFCEMLVFDHIKDGLSKKEKISLLAGKIEDIFATLYRQINFTTFERAVHAHEGEISLDELNRIWLRESKKMFGKSVTLNDYYKIWWSYIPHFIHTPFYCYAYSYAQLLVLALFGLYKSGKCKNFVEIYTEFLSLGGSLSPRELVGKFGFDIDDKNFWQIGINEVKKLVDEFLEISKGMRC; the protein is encoded by the coding sequence ATGCAAATTTGGGATCTAAAAGCACTTTTTGCAAACGAAAAAGAGTGCGAGCAAAATGCACTAAATTTACAGGCAGAGTGCGAGAAATTTAAAGATAAATATCTTGAAAATTATGAAAATTTAAAAACAGATGAGTTTTTAAAGGCATTTGAAGAATATGAAAGCTTGGTAGCCAAAATTTCAAAAGTAATGACCTACGCTTTTTTAAATTTTGCTAAAGATACAAGCAAAGGCGCATTTTATGCAAAGATCGATGAGATCGCGACAAAAGCAAATGAAAATTTGATATTTTTTGAGATCAAATTTAATGAGTTTAGCCCTAAAAAACAAGAAGAGATCATCAAAAGCTCTAAAAAATATGGCTACTATCTAAGCAATCTCGCTAAAGCAAAACCGCACCAACTTAGCGTTGCTGAAGAAAGAGTTTTGCTTCGCACTGCAAGCACTGGAGCTGAGGGGTTTTCGAGGCTTTTTGATGAAAGTATGAGCAAGATGAGGTTTAAATTTAAAGGTGAGCTTTTAAATGAAGAGGAAATTTTAGCCAAGCTTCATGAGAGCGACCAAAGCGTGCGAAAACTAGCCGCCAAAAGCCTCTCAAACGAGCTTAGTAAGCACCAGCACCTTCTTGGCTATATATATAATATGATAAAAACTGATCTAAAGACTAGCTGCGAGCTTAGAAATTTTAAGCTACCAGAAGAGCCAAGACACCTTGAAAATCAAATCAGTAAAAAAAGCGTTGACTCGCTCATCGCCGTAACTGAGAAAAATTTCGACCTAGTTGCTAAATTTTACGAGCGAAAAAGAGAAATTTTAGGCCTTAAAAGGCTTTATGACTACGACAGATACGCACCTCTTAGCAGTGAGGGTGAGTATAAATTTGATGATTGTAAAAAGATAGTTTTAAAAGCATTTTCAAATTTCTCAAGCAAGTTTGGCGAAATCGCTAAAAGTGCCTTTAGTGACGGCTGGATCGACGTTTATCCGGCGCAAAACAAGCGAGGCGGGGCATTTTCTCACTCAGGATCAAGCGACACGCACCCTTATGTTTTACTAAATCACACAAATCAACGAAGAGACCTTTTCACGCTTGCTCACGAGCTTGGCCACGCCGTGCATCAAAAGCTCTCATATAACGTAAGCTACTTAAACTCAGACACGCCGCTAACCACGGCTGAGACGGCTTCAGTCTTTTGTGAGATGTTAGTTTTTGATCACATAAAAGACGGTCTTAGCAAAAAAGAGAAAATTTCACTACTTGCTGGCAAGATCGAGGATATATTTGCCACGCTTTACCGCCAGATAAATTTCACCACATTTGAGCGAGCTGTACACGCACATGAGGGCGAGATCAGCCTAGATGAGCTAAATAGAATTTGGCTAAGAGAAAGCAAAAAGATGTTTGGTAAAAGTGTCACGCTAAATGACTACTACAAAATTTGGTGGAGCTACATCCCGCACTTCATCCACACACCGTTTTACTGCTACGCCTACTCTTACGCGCAGCTTCTTGTACTTGCACTTTTTGGGCTTTACAAAAGCGGCAAATGCAAAAATTTTGTCGAAATTTACACCGAGTTTTTAAGCCTTGGCGGCAGCCTTAGCCCAAGGGAGCTTGTTGGTAAATTTGGCTTTGACATAGATGATAAAAATTTCTGGCAGATAGGCATAAATGAAGTTAAAAAGTTAGTAGATGAGTTTTTAGAAATTTCAAAAGGAATGAGATGTTAG
- the sstT gene encoding serine/threonine transporter SstT gives MNMFKNIARRYADGNLIVQILVGIILGALVGFYTHYQAAPYNNISAKIQTIQNESGLSVDEVIKTRLSQDEAKQLNEAKEKASSADSIAASASVLGDLFKGALKAIAPILVFVLVATSIILRDFGHTKGMQKIITLYLVGTFLAAVVAVVASFLFPVELSLKGLQSADMSAPQGITNVLKDLIYKMVENPINALANGNYIGIITWAVGSGIALRNSTAETKKVFKDISDGVTHIVKFIIRLAPFGIFGMVTISIHETGFEVLAGYLKLILVLVGAMLVVAFIIYPAMVFILTRKNPYPLVMICLKESAISAFFTRSSAANIPVNMALCKKLGLKEELYSISIPLGATINMGGAAVTISILALTAVNSIPSITVTFGDALLLCFISALGACGASGVAGGSLLLVPLACGLFGIGNDIAMQFVTVGFTIGVIQDSVETALNSSSDVLFTAVASETSN, from the coding sequence ATGAATATGTTTAAAAACATTGCAAGAAGATACGCCGATGGAAATTTGATCGTTCAAATTTTAGTTGGTATCATCCTAGGTGCCCTAGTTGGCTTTTACACACATTATCAGGCAGCCCCTTACAACAATATTTCAGCTAAAATTCAAACTATTCAAAACGAAAGTGGTTTGAGCGTAGATGAAGTTATAAAAACTCGCCTTAGTCAGGATGAAGCCAAGCAGCTAAACGAAGCTAAAGAAAAAGCTAGCTCAGCCGATTCTATCGCTGCTTCTGCTTCAGTTTTAGGCGATTTATTCAAAGGCGCTTTAAAAGCTATCGCACCAATTCTTGTCTTTGTTTTGGTAGCAACATCCATCATTTTAAGAGATTTTGGTCATACAAAAGGTATGCAAAAGATCATTACACTCTATCTTGTCGGTACATTTTTAGCAGCCGTTGTTGCAGTTGTTGCTAGTTTCTTATTTCCAGTGGAGCTTTCTTTAAAAGGCCTACAAAGTGCTGATATGTCAGCGCCTCAAGGGATTACCAATGTTTTAAAAGATCTCATTTATAAAATGGTCGAAAATCCAATAAACGCCCTTGCAAATGGTAACTATATAGGCATCATCACCTGGGCAGTTGGTAGTGGTATAGCACTTAGAAATTCCACAGCTGAGACCAAAAAAGTATTTAAAGACATAAGCGATGGTGTGACTCATATCGTTAAATTTATCATTAGACTAGCTCCATTTGGTATCTTTGGTATGGTTACTATCAGCATTCATGAAACTGGATTTGAGGTACTTGCTGGATATCTTAAGCTCATCTTGGTTCTTGTTGGAGCAATGCTTGTTGTCGCATTTATCATCTATCCAGCCATGGTTTTTATATTAACTAGAAAAAATCCTTATCCACTTGTCATGATCTGCTTAAAAGAGAGTGCTATTTCAGCATTTTTTACGAGAAGTTCAGCTGCAAATATCCCTGTAAATATGGCACTTTGCAAAAAGCTTGGGCTAAAAGAGGAGCTTTATTCGATCTCTATCCCACTAGGTGCTACTATAAATATGGGAGGTGCGGCAGTTACTATCAGCATCCTAGCGCTTACTGCAGTGAATTCTATCCCATCTATCACAGTTACATTTGGCGATGCGCTTCTTCTTTGCTTCATCTCAGCACTAGGTGCGTGCGGTGCTTCTGGCGTGGCTGGTGGCTCACTGCTTCTAGTGCCGTTAGCGTGTGGTCTTTTTGGTATCGGCAATGACATCGCTATGCAGTTTGTCACAGTTGGCTTTACTATAGGCGTCATCCAAGACTCAGTTGAAACTGCGCTAAATAGCTCATCAGACGTGCTTTTTACAGCCGTAGCCTCAGAGACTTCAAACTAA
- the metK gene encoding methionine adenosyltransferase: protein MYLFTSEVVSPGHPDKCADIIADSIVDTILTQDPNGRIASEVFVAGKNIVIGGEINSKVKLSFKDYEKIVKDALAHIGYDGKSKFTKEQCLHPDDIEVKVCLNQQSPDINQGVDQSSGEIGAGDQGIMFGFASCEAKEFMPAAITYARMLCEKVYKFAKANPDKLGVDIKTQVTIDYGSKDNFENCKPQSIHTIVVSAPCVESMKIEELRALIQNLIDETGLPKELYNKEKTIIYINPTGRYVNHSSLHDSGLTGRKLIVDSFGGYSPIGGGAQSSKDYTKVDRSGLYAARWIAKNIVAAGLAKKCIVQISYAIGVAKPTSVSVDTMGTHANGVNDDMLSNFVSEHFALTPRWITNKFGLDKPSKDTFLYAKVAAKGQVGNAKYPWEKLDAVDTFKALLKK, encoded by the coding sequence ATGTATCTATTTACTTCCGAAGTTGTAAGTCCAGGTCATCCAGATAAATGTGCTGATATAATCGCTGATAGCATTGTTGATACCATTTTAACACAAGATCCAAATGGACGCATCGCAAGCGAAGTCTTTGTGGCTGGAAAAAACATAGTAATAGGCGGAGAGATAAACTCAAAAGTAAAACTCTCTTTTAAAGATTACGAAAAGATCGTAAAAGACGCTCTTGCTCATATCGGGTATGACGGAAAGAGTAAATTTACAAAAGAGCAGTGCTTGCACCCAGATGATATAGAGGTCAAAGTCTGCTTAAATCAACAAAGCCCAGATATAAATCAAGGTGTTGATCAAAGTAGCGGTGAGATTGGAGCAGGTGATCAAGGTATCATGTTTGGCTTTGCAAGCTGCGAAGCGAAAGAATTTATGCCAGCAGCTATAACTTATGCAAGAATGCTTTGTGAAAAAGTATATAAATTTGCCAAAGCAAACCCTGATAAGCTTGGCGTTGATATTAAAACGCAAGTTACGATTGATTACGGCAGCAAAGATAACTTTGAAAACTGCAAACCTCAAAGCATCCACACTATCGTCGTATCTGCTCCTTGCGTGGAGAGCATGAAGATAGAAGAGCTTCGCGCACTAATACAAAATTTAATAGACGAAACTGGTCTTCCAAAAGAACTGTATAATAAAGAAAAAACGATCATTTACATAAACCCAACGGGCAGATATGTAAATCACAGCTCACTTCACGATAGCGGTCTAACAGGCAGAAAACTAATCGTTGATAGCTTTGGCGGATATAGCCCGATAGGCGGCGGTGCTCAGTCAAGCAAGGACTACACAAAGGTTGATAGAAGCGGACTTTACGCAGCGCGCTGGATAGCTAAAAATATCGTCGCTGCTGGCCTTGCTAAAAAATGCATCGTCCAGATAAGCTACGCAATAGGCGTTGCAAAGCCAACTTCAGTTAGTGTTGATACCATGGGAACTCATGCAAATGGCGTAAATGACGATATGCTTTCAAATTTTGTAAGCGAGCATTTTGCTCTAACGCCTCGCTGGATAACAAATAAATTTGGTCTTGATAAACCAAGCAAAGATACATTTTTATATGCAAAAGTAGCCGCAAAAGGTCAAGTAGGAAATGCAAAATACCCTTGGGAAAAGCTTGATGCGGTTGATACCTTCAAGGCTTTACTAAAAAAATAA